One segment of Pseudodesulfovibrio sp. 5S69 DNA contains the following:
- a CDS encoding 30S ribosomal protein S1 — MSEEFKERNGVEEGEESFAELFEQYSEGGGDDLSIGDKVTGTVIQVGENTVFVDTGTKLDGIVEREELLDEDGNCTVAEGDKVELYVIGKDSSGIKLSRAISGIGGLAMLEEAKASALPVEGKVESTCKGGFNVTVLQRRAFCPVSQIDARFVETPEEYVGQTLEFLITKLESHGRNIVVSRRSLLEREAAESAQSFVSETKVGDEVEGTVTRLAAFGAFVEIMPGLEGLVHISQLGYGRVGHPEEAVSVGQKVRAKITRLEHDDKGRLKISLSMKELAQDPWDTLSATFAPGDIVTGKVVRLADFGAFVEIAPGVDGLVHVSEMSHIKRVNKPSDMVKEGDAVSVKIKSIDLEKRRISLSMKDAEGDPWADVADRYQAGQKVEGVVEKQEQFGIFIQLEPGITGLLPKSVIARSEKPAAFEKLRAGDTVEVVVGEVKAGERKISLSTGDAREDGDWKEFAPKRKADTGSMGLLGAKLQEALDKKK, encoded by the coding sequence GTGTCCGAAGAATTCAAAGAGCGTAATGGCGTGGAAGAAGGCGAAGAGTCCTTCGCCGAACTGTTCGAACAGTACAGCGAAGGTGGCGGTGACGACCTGTCCATAGGCGACAAGGTGACCGGCACCGTCATCCAGGTGGGCGAGAACACGGTCTTCGTGGACACCGGCACCAAGCTGGACGGCATCGTCGAACGCGAGGAACTGCTGGACGAGGACGGCAACTGCACCGTGGCCGAAGGCGACAAGGTGGAGCTGTACGTGATCGGCAAGGACTCCAGCGGCATCAAGCTGTCCCGCGCCATCTCCGGCATCGGCGGCCTGGCCATGCTCGAGGAGGCCAAAGCGAGCGCCCTGCCCGTGGAAGGCAAGGTGGAGTCCACCTGCAAGGGCGGCTTCAACGTGACCGTCCTGCAGCGCAGGGCCTTCTGCCCCGTGAGCCAGATCGACGCCCGCTTCGTGGAAACCCCCGAGGAATACGTGGGGCAGACCCTGGAGTTCCTGATCACCAAGCTGGAGAGCCATGGCCGCAACATCGTGGTCTCCCGCCGCTCCCTGCTGGAACGCGAGGCCGCCGAGTCCGCCCAGTCCTTCGTCAGCGAGACCAAGGTGGGCGACGAGGTCGAGGGCACCGTCACCCGATTGGCCGCCTTCGGCGCGTTCGTCGAGATCATGCCCGGCCTGGAAGGGTTGGTGCACATCTCCCAGCTCGGCTACGGCCGGGTGGGCCATCCCGAAGAAGCGGTCTCCGTGGGCCAGAAGGTCCGGGCCAAGATCACCCGGCTGGAACACGACGACAAGGGCCGCCTCAAGATTTCCCTGTCCATGAAGGAGCTGGCCCAGGACCCCTGGGACACCCTGTCCGCCACCTTCGCCCCCGGCGACATCGTCACCGGCAAGGTCGTCCGGCTGGCCGACTTCGGGGCCTTCGTGGAGATCGCCCCCGGCGTGGACGGCCTGGTCCACGTCTCCGAGATGAGCCACATCAAGCGCGTGAACAAGCCTTCGGACATGGTCAAGGAAGGCGACGCGGTCTCGGTCAAGATCAAGTCCATCGATCTGGAAAAGCGGCGCATCAGCCTGTCCATGAAGGACGCCGAGGGCGACCCGTGGGCCGACGTGGCCGACCGCTACCAGGCCGGCCAGAAGGTCGAGGGCGTGGTCGAAAAGCAGGAGCAGTTCGGCATCTTCATCCAGTTGGAACCCGGCATCACCGGCCTGCTGCCCAAATCCGTCATCGCCCGTTCCGAGAAGCCCGCCGCTTTCGAGAAGCTGCGCGCCGGGGACACGGTCGAGGTCGTCGTAGGCGAGGTCAAGGCCGGGGAGCGCAAGATATCCCTGTCCACCGGCGACGCCCGCGAGGACGGCGACTGGAAGGAATTCGCGCCCAAGCGCAAGGCCGATACCGGCTCCATGGGGCTGCTCGGCGCCAAGCTTCAGGAAGCCTTGGACAAGAAAAAATAA
- the ftsY gene encoding signal recognition particle-docking protein FtsY, with amino-acid sequence MGFFSKLKKAWASPEDAAQQALDEYKREKGLDLDEPAKAEPAPEPVSEPATAPEAPASDVAAPTPAEDWQAGLTLALRQAEPRLSQWLNIIVEGVDRKGQTLWDRLGFLFKALGAPDAEAHDFIAKFEAWLDDMGYDAVADFKSELQYRLALALDLEDEEDERDRLFLKLSEGISKTREQITKRIDGLLSAHSSLDDDFWEEFEEILIMADVGMEAAGQLMDNLKARARKAGTDNPDDFKDILREELEDIFKVPKRIEAVNPPEVLMMIGVNGVGKTTTIAKLAYRAQMQGRKVLIAAGDTFRAAAIDQLRVWADRLGTGFFAKAEGSDPAAVAYEAMDKAVNEGYDLLLLDTAGRLHTKANLMEELTKIKRVLGKKHEGAPHRNILVIDATTGQNALSQTKLFNQAVGVDEIILTKLDGTAKGGVVVAVTLQNKLPITFVGLGEKMEDLRPFDGKDFAKALLT; translated from the coding sequence ATGGGATTTTTTAGCAAACTGAAAAAGGCCTGGGCAAGCCCGGAAGACGCGGCGCAGCAGGCCCTGGACGAATACAAGCGGGAAAAGGGGCTGGACCTCGACGAGCCGGCAAAGGCCGAGCCCGCGCCCGAGCCCGTATCCGAACCCGCGACGGCGCCCGAGGCCCCCGCAAGCGATGTGGCAGCGCCCACGCCCGCCGAGGACTGGCAGGCCGGGCTGACCCTGGCCCTGCGCCAGGCCGAGCCCCGCCTCTCCCAATGGCTGAATATCATCGTCGAAGGCGTGGACCGCAAGGGGCAGACCCTCTGGGACCGGCTGGGCTTCCTGTTCAAGGCTCTGGGCGCGCCCGACGCCGAGGCGCACGACTTCATCGCCAAATTCGAGGCCTGGCTGGACGACATGGGCTACGACGCCGTGGCCGACTTCAAGTCCGAACTGCAATACCGTCTGGCCCTGGCCCTGGACCTGGAGGACGAAGAGGACGAACGCGACCGGTTGTTCCTCAAACTCTCCGAGGGCATCTCCAAGACCCGCGAACAGATTACCAAGCGCATTGACGGCCTGCTCTCCGCCCACTCCTCCCTGGACGACGACTTCTGGGAGGAATTCGAGGAAATCCTGATCATGGCCGACGTGGGCATGGAGGCTGCGGGCCAGCTCATGGACAACCTGAAGGCACGCGCCCGCAAGGCCGGGACCGACAACCCCGACGACTTCAAGGATATCCTGCGCGAGGAACTGGAAGACATCTTCAAGGTTCCCAAGCGCATCGAGGCCGTGAATCCGCCCGAGGTGCTGATGATGATCGGCGTCAACGGCGTGGGCAAGACCACGACCATCGCCAAGCTGGCCTACCGCGCCCAGATGCAGGGCCGCAAGGTGCTCATCGCCGCGGGCGACACTTTCCGGGCCGCGGCCATCGACCAACTGCGCGTCTGGGCCGACCGCCTCGGGACCGGCTTCTTCGCCAAGGCCGAGGGCTCCGACCCGGCCGCCGTGGCCTATGAAGCCATGGACAAGGCCGTCAACGAGGGGTACGACCTGCTGCTCCTGGACACCGCCGGGAGGCTGCACACCAAGGCCAACCTCATGGAGGAGCTGACCAAGATCAAGCGGGTGCTGGGCAAGAAGCACGAGGGTGCGCCCCATCGCAACATCCTGGTCATCGACGCCACCACCGGCCAGAACGCGCTGAGCCAGACCAAATTGTTCAATCAGGCAGTGGGCGTGGATGAAATCATCCTGACCAAGCTGGACGGCACGGCCAAAGGCGGCGTGGTGGTCGCCGTGACCCTGCAGAACAAACTGCCGATCACCTTCGTGGGGCTCGGCGAGAAAATGGAAGACCTCCGTCCCTTCGACGGCAAGGATTTCGCCAAGGCCCTGCTGACTTAA
- a CDS encoding TetR/AcrR family transcriptional regulator — protein sequence MAILKAVPKVIPIRNKEITKQKLVRAVGKVLAEVGFQRLGVNMVAREAGVDKKLIYRYYQGLEGLVAEYGRTVEFWPTAEELLGEDVDRIRGMAPHELMSQFFRRYLRAILRRPQTLEILAWEGVVRNDLTRSLEEVRVKTALEFFELMQADPPEEVDLTALVMILASAVNFLAVRSRMHRSLGGVDLQSEAGWKRIDDTLDLMLARTLTQ from the coding sequence ATGGCGATTTTGAAAGCCGTTCCCAAGGTCATACCCATCCGGAACAAGGAAATTACCAAGCAGAAGTTGGTCCGGGCCGTGGGCAAGGTGCTCGCCGAGGTCGGATTTCAACGGCTTGGCGTCAATATGGTAGCCCGCGAAGCCGGTGTGGATAAGAAATTGATCTACCGGTATTATCAGGGACTGGAAGGACTTGTGGCCGAATACGGCCGGACCGTGGAGTTCTGGCCCACGGCCGAGGAATTGCTCGGCGAGGACGTGGATCGCATCCGGGGTATGGCCCCGCATGAACTCATGTCCCAGTTTTTCAGACGCTACCTGCGGGCCATCCTGCGCAGGCCGCAGACCCTGGAGATCCTGGCCTGGGAAGGGGTCGTGCGCAACGACTTAACCCGGTCGCTGGAGGAGGTCCGGGTCAAGACCGCCCTGGAATTCTTCGAGTTGATGCAGGCCGACCCGCCCGAGGAAGTGGACCTGACCGCGTTGGTCATGATCCTGGCCTCGGCGGTCAATTTCCTGGCCGTCCGCTCCCGCATGCACCGCAGTCTGGGCGGGGTGGACCTCCAGTCCGAAGCCGGGTGGAAGCGGATCGACGACACCCTGGATCTGATGTTGGCACGGACGCTCACGCAATGA
- a CDS encoding MucR family transcriptional regulator — translation MEDYLQEALEIVKAQASVRTMTEEEITSMVQKLAAGIKAIAEGDVVESGIPAAVDPQKAIREKSILCCACGKSFKVLTKKHLSTHGMTPEEYREQYGYKKKLPLVCKSLQRERRKKMKEMKLWTKRGKKA, via the coding sequence ATGGAAGATTACTTGCAAGAGGCATTGGAGATCGTGAAAGCCCAGGCAAGCGTACGAACCATGACCGAGGAAGAAATTACCTCCATGGTGCAGAAACTGGCCGCCGGCATCAAAGCCATTGCCGAGGGGGACGTGGTCGAGAGCGGTATCCCCGCCGCCGTCGACCCTCAGAAAGCCATCCGTGAAAAGTCAATCCTCTGCTGTGCCTGCGGCAAATCCTTCAAGGTGCTGACCAAGAAGCATCTGTCCACGCACGGCATGACTCCGGAAGAATACCGGGAGCAATATGGATACAAAAAGAAACTCCCCCTGGTCTGCAAGTCCCTGCAACGGGAACGCCGCAAGAAGATGAAGGAGATGAAACTCTGGACCAAACGCGGCAAGAAGGCGTAA